The following proteins come from a genomic window of Parambassis ranga chromosome 4, fParRan2.1, whole genome shotgun sequence:
- the tnfaip8l1 gene encoding tumor necrosis factor alpha-induced protein 8-like protein 1 — protein MDSFSTKTLALQAQKKLMSKMATKSVANLFIDDTSSEVLDELYRVTKEYTRNRKESQKIIKNLIKMVVKLGVLYRNNQFNSEELILVDNFRKKVHTLAMTAVSFHQIEFTFDRRVMSSILNECRELLHQAIRRHLTAKSHSRVNHVFNHFADCDFLAALYGPSEVYRTHLQRICNGVNKMLDEGNL, from the exons ATGGACTCCTTCAGCACCAAGACCTTAGCCCTGCAGGCGCAGAAGAAGCTTATGAGCAAGATGGCCACCAAGAGCGTGGCCAACCTCTTCATCGATGACACCAGCAGCGAAGTGCTGGATGAGCTTTACCGGGTCACCAAGGAGTACACCCGCAACCGCAAAGAGTCCCAGAAGATCATCAAGAACTTGATCAAGATGGTGGTGAAGTTGGGAGTGCTCTACAGAAACAACCAGTTCAACAGTGAGGAGCTGATCCTGGTGGACAACTTCAG AAAGAAAGTGCACACTCTGGCCATGACGGCGGTCAGTTTCCATCAGATTGAGTTCACCTTCGACCGACGCGTCATGAGCTCCATTTTGAACGAGTGCCGTGAACTGCTGCACCAGGCCATCAGACGCCACCTGACGGCAAAGAGCCACTCGCGGGTCAACCACGTCTTCAATCACTTCGCCGACTGTGACTTCCTGGCGGCCCTATATGGGCCCTCGGAAGTTTACCGCACTCACTTACAGAGGATCTGCAACGGGGTCAACAAGATGCTTGACGAGGGCAATCTCTGA